One genomic window of Deltaproteobacteria bacterium PRO3 includes the following:
- the dacB gene encoding D-alanyl-D-alanine carboxypeptidase/D-alanyl-D-alanine-endopeptidase — protein MKNFLALPLIVLSFTLNKVAPAAQANPLRLELEELTSQHSSEDVQYGILIRDLETGKVVYEKDADRLLNPASNAKVLTTLAALALVGPDYRFKTQLLGAGDMRQGRLPVLALKGFGDPSLDSYRLEAMVRALKKQGFRQIDQVLIDGSYFDGQDFPGQMEGRQRDAGFNCSVGALSLDHNQIEVTVSPGPKLGAPAEVQIQPPLPGFPVSGEVATVKKRGRVIVRNDPEAPGLGIAVKGGISLKSEPQTYKVSIHQPLDLAGLRLLEALRAQGIQVPATYRLAAAPAKAKVLVEAESPPLREILQEINKKSDNFMAEQLTKTLGAQFAGAPGTTEKGVKVILKKLKEMGVRTQGIELENGSGLSKKSRLRAETLAEVLEAAYQDPKLRGEFISSLSVLGVDGTLKRKFRNSDLAGRFLGKTGTLNGVSSLSGYVYPKNSEKNHPFVYSFILNGKGKNFWKEKQLAQDILETLLNQ, from the coding sequence ATGAAAAATTTCCTCGCCTTGCCGCTCATCGTCCTGTCGTTCACCCTTAACAAAGTCGCGCCCGCCGCTCAAGCGAACCCGCTGCGCCTCGAACTCGAGGAGCTGACCTCACAACATTCCTCCGAGGATGTCCAGTACGGGATCCTCATCCGCGACCTGGAGACCGGCAAGGTCGTCTACGAGAAGGACGCCGACCGGCTGCTCAACCCGGCCAGCAACGCGAAGGTCCTCACCACCCTGGCGGCGCTGGCGCTGGTGGGGCCGGATTACCGCTTTAAGACCCAGCTCCTCGGCGCGGGCGACATGCGCCAAGGCCGCCTCCCCGTCCTCGCCCTCAAGGGCTTCGGCGACCCCAGCCTGGACAGCTACCGGCTCGAGGCCATGGTCCGTGCCTTGAAAAAGCAGGGCTTCCGCCAAATCGACCAAGTCCTCATTGACGGCAGCTACTTCGACGGTCAGGACTTCCCGGGCCAGATGGAGGGCCGGCAGCGCGACGCCGGCTTCAATTGCAGCGTCGGCGCCCTTTCGCTGGACCATAACCAGATCGAGGTGACCGTCAGCCCCGGGCCGAAGCTCGGCGCCCCGGCCGAGGTGCAAATCCAACCTCCCCTCCCCGGCTTTCCCGTCTCGGGCGAGGTCGCGACGGTCAAAAAGCGGGGCCGGGTCATCGTCCGCAACGACCCCGAGGCGCCGGGCCTGGGCATCGCGGTGAAGGGCGGCATCTCGCTCAAATCCGAGCCCCAGACCTATAAGGTCTCCATCCACCAGCCCCTCGACCTGGCGGGCCTACGCCTCCTCGAGGCCCTCCGCGCCCAGGGCATCCAAGTCCCCGCGACCTACCGGCTCGCGGCCGCGCCGGCCAAGGCCAAGGTCTTGGTCGAGGCCGAAAGCCCGCCGCTCCGCGAGATCCTCCAGGAGATCAACAAGAAATCCGACAACTTCATGGCCGAGCAGCTGACCAAGACGCTGGGGGCCCAATTCGCCGGGGCCCCGGGCACCACCGAGAAGGGCGTGAAGGTAATCTTGAAGAAGCTTAAGGAGATGGGCGTCCGCACCCAGGGCATCGAGCTCGAGAACGGCTCGGGCCTCTCCAAGAAGAGCCGACTGCGGGCCGAGACCCTGGCCGAGGTCCTCGAGGCCGCCTACCAAGACCCGAAACTGCGCGGCGAGTTCATTTCCTCTTTGAGCGTGCTGGGCGTGGATGGTACACTGAAGAGGAAATTTCGTAACAGCGATTTGGCCGGACGCTTTTTGGGCAAGACGGGCACCCTGAACGGCGTGAGTTCGCTGTCCGGTTACGTTTACCCCAAAAACTCGGAAAAAAATCACCCCTTCGTCTATTCTTTCATCTTGAACGGCAAGGGGAAAAATTTTTGGAAGGAAAAACAATTGGCGCAGGACATCCTCGAGACGCTGCTCAACCAATAG
- a CDS encoding CopG family transcriptional regulator, which yields MIRTQISLSELEYDRAKEEAKKQGISLAEFFRRSLRNMLPASREKPWMRYAGLVESGNPKSSQQIDQLIYGQKD from the coding sequence ATGATTCGCACTCAGATAAGCCTGTCGGAACTGGAATACGACCGCGCCAAGGAAGAGGCGAAAAAGCAGGGGATTTCCTTGGCCGAGTTTTTTCGGCGTTCCCTTCGGAATATGCTTCCCGCCTCCCGGGAAAAACCTTGGATGCGTTACGCCGGGCTCGTCGAATCGGGCAATCCCAAATCCAGTCAACAAATCGACCAACTGATCTATGGCCAAAAAGACTGA
- a CDS encoding ABC transporter permease, giving the protein MRNYVIKRLLFLIPTLYVVVSLVFLLIHLVPGDPVDVILGERAMTADRERLRQELKLDRSLWVQHSYFISGLLKGDMGESLYDRKPVTQLIREKFPATFKLALFAMLVALSVGVPLGLVSAIWKDGGVDNGAMFLALFGISIPHFYLGPLLIMVFSIKLGWFPVSGDEGFLSLILPAFTLGTALAAILSRMTRASMLEVMKADYVRTARAKGLSEGKVLIKHAFRSALIPVVTIVGLQFGALLAGTVVTEKIFNWPGIGSLLLGGIERRDYPVVQGCVLTIAFTFIMVNMLTDFCYAMLDPRVKLGKEET; this is encoded by the coding sequence ATGCGCAACTACGTCATTAAACGGCTGCTCTTCTTGATCCCCACGCTCTATGTGGTGGTGAGCCTCGTCTTCCTGCTGATCCACCTCGTGCCGGGGGATCCGGTGGACGTGATCTTGGGCGAGCGGGCGATGACCGCCGACCGCGAGCGCCTAAGGCAAGAGCTGAAGCTGGACCGCTCGCTCTGGGTGCAGCACAGCTACTTCATCTCGGGCCTGCTGAAGGGCGACATGGGCGAATCGCTCTACGACCGCAAGCCGGTCACGCAGCTGATCCGAGAAAAGTTCCCCGCCACCTTCAAGCTGGCTCTCTTCGCGATGCTGGTGGCGCTCTCGGTGGGCGTTCCCCTTGGCTTGGTGTCGGCGATCTGGAAGGACGGCGGCGTCGACAACGGCGCGATGTTTTTGGCCCTGTTCGGCATCTCGATCCCTCACTTCTATTTGGGGCCGCTGCTCATTATGGTCTTCTCGATCAAGCTCGGCTGGTTTCCGGTCTCGGGCGACGAGGGCTTTCTCTCCCTCATCCTTCCGGCCTTCACGCTCGGGACGGCCCTGGCGGCGATCCTCTCGCGCATGACCCGGGCCTCGATGCTGGAGGTGATGAAGGCCGACTACGTCCGCACCGCCCGGGCCAAGGGACTGAGCGAGGGGAAGGTCTTGATCAAGCACGCCTTCCGCTCCGCGCTGATCCCGGTCGTGACCATCGTGGGCCTGCAGTTCGGCGCCCTCTTGGCGGGCACCGTCGTCACCGAGAAGATCTTCAACTGGCCCGGCATCGGGAGCCTCCTGCTCGGCGGCATCGAGCGCCGCGACTACCCGGTGGTGCAGGGCTGCGTCCTGACCATCGCCTTCACCTTCATCATGGTCAACATGCTTACGGATTTTTGTTACGCGATGCTCGACCCGAGGGTGAAGCTGGGGAAAGAGGAGACTTGA
- a CDS encoding type II toxin-antitoxin system VapC family toxin, protein MAKKTEAYVDTSALIAFLDRSDSYHSLFVGLFSDPPRILTTSLVIAEGHGWFLKRYDAFRALQFMAFIEELRSLEIVEVGQKQLADATKVLRRFSDQDLTLADACGLSLMEKRKIRRCWSTDFHLGLTGVPLIIHA, encoded by the coding sequence ATGGCCAAAAAGACTGAAGCCTACGTCGACACCTCGGCGCTGATCGCCTTTTTGGACCGTTCCGACAGCTACCACTCTTTGTTCGTGGGCTTATTCTCCGACCCGCCGCGCATCCTGACGACCTCCCTGGTCATCGCGGAGGGGCACGGCTGGTTTTTAAAACGCTACGACGCGTTCCGCGCCCTGCAGTTCATGGCCTTTATCGAAGAATTGCGATCCTTGGAAATAGTCGAGGTCGGACAAAAACAGCTCGCCGACGCGACGAAAGTCCTGCGCCGCTTTTCGGACCAGGACCTGACCTTGGCGGACGCCTGCGGCTTAAGCCTCATGGAGAAGCGGAAAATCCGGCGCTGTTGGTCCACGGATTTCCACTTGGGGCTCACCGGGGTGCCTTTGATCATTCATGCATAA
- a CDS encoding ABC transporter substrate-binding protein, with translation MSGKARKFFIVFLFLLAGCARQGAPRDFTVAIESYPANLDPRYPNDAYSSKLQQLIFNGLLKFDEEMRLVPDLVDGYEYRSDTRLRLRLRPGVRFHDGRELSAKDVLYTFKSLMDPKKRSPLYDTFRRIAEIEAIDDLTLEIELEEPFAPFLTALTVGIVPQGADEAAPTPFAQRPVGTGPFQWVGARTDQWIRLKAFPDYFEGAPSIGGLQFKTIRDDTTRVLQLLRGEVDLVQNAVPLVMAEWLRRKTELVMASDTGINYAYLAFNLRDPALQDRRVREAVALAIDRDKLIEYRLKGFAKKATGILAPSNWCYEKNVSHYDYDPERAKALLEEAGLKDPDGPGPKPRLSLTLKTSNKRDRVAMARAIAAQLKEVGIAMEVRPYEWGTFFRDIKTGNFQMYSSTWVGVTEPDIYYYAFASSQFPPKGANRGYYSNSELDKLLEAGRVSTVTSTRKEIYSQVQKTISHDLPYVSLWYEDNVVFTRPQVEGYSLRPDASLLGLTRTKLEEKPPTTVTDAQLRH, from the coding sequence ATGAGCGGCAAGGCGAGGAAATTTTTCATTGTTTTTCTTTTTCTCCTAGCGGGCTGCGCCCGTCAAGGGGCTCCTCGCGATTTTACGGTCGCGATCGAGAGTTACCCCGCCAATCTCGATCCCCGCTACCCCAACGACGCCTACTCCAGCAAGCTGCAGCAGCTGATCTTCAACGGCCTGCTCAAGTTCGACGAGGAGATGCGCCTGGTGCCCGACTTGGTCGACGGCTACGAGTATCGCAGCGACACCCGACTGCGCCTGCGGCTGCGGCCCGGGGTGCGCTTCCACGACGGCCGCGAGCTCTCCGCGAAGGACGTCCTCTACACCTTCAAATCGCTGATGGACCCGAAGAAGCGATCGCCGCTCTACGACACCTTCCGTCGCATCGCCGAGATCGAAGCGATCGACGACCTCACTCTCGAGATCGAGCTCGAGGAGCCCTTCGCGCCCTTCTTGACGGCCCTCACCGTGGGCATCGTCCCGCAGGGCGCCGACGAGGCCGCTCCGACGCCCTTCGCCCAGCGCCCGGTTGGCACCGGGCCCTTTCAATGGGTGGGGGCGCGCACGGACCAGTGGATCCGGCTCAAGGCCTTTCCGGATTATTTCGAGGGGGCGCCCAGCATCGGTGGACTCCAATTCAAGACCATCCGCGACGACACGACCCGAGTCCTGCAGCTGCTGCGCGGCGAGGTCGACCTGGTACAGAACGCCGTTCCTCTCGTCATGGCCGAGTGGCTGCGGCGGAAGACCGAGCTCGTCATGGCCAGCGACACTGGCATCAACTACGCCTACCTGGCCTTCAACCTCCGCGACCCGGCCCTGCAGGACCGCCGGGTCCGCGAGGCCGTCGCCCTGGCGATCGACCGGGACAAGTTGATCGAATATCGGCTCAAGGGTTTTGCGAAGAAGGCGACCGGGATCTTGGCCCCCTCCAACTGGTGCTATGAGAAGAACGTCAGCCATTACGACTACGATCCCGAGCGGGCGAAGGCCCTGCTGGAGGAGGCTGGCCTGAAAGACCCCGACGGCCCCGGCCCCAAGCCGCGCTTGAGCCTGACGCTCAAGACCTCCAACAAGCGCGACCGGGTGGCGATGGCTCGCGCCATTGCCGCGCAACTGAAAGAGGTGGGCATCGCGATGGAGGTGAGGCCCTACGAATGGGGGACCTTCTTCCGGGACATCAAGACCGGCAATTTTCAGATGTACAGCTCGACCTGGGTGGGTGTGACCGAGCCGGATATCTATTATTACGCCTTCGCTTCTTCACAGTTTCCGCCCAAGGGGGCCAACCGCGGGTATTATTCCAACTCCGAACTCGACAAGCTGCTCGAGGCGGGGCGGGTCTCCACGGTGACCTCGACGCGGAAGGAGATTTATTCCCAGGTGCAGAAGACCATTTCCCACGACCTGCCCTACGTGAGCCTGTGGTATGAGGACAACGTGGTCTTCACCCGGCCCCAGGTCGAGGGCTACAGCCTGAGGCCCGACGCCTCGCTGTTGGGGCTGACCCGCACCAAGCTCGAGGAAAAACCCCCGACGACGGTAACCGATGCGCAACTACGTCATTAA